The Anastrepha ludens isolate Willacy chromosome X, idAnaLude1.1, whole genome shotgun sequence genome includes a window with the following:
- the LOC128869189 gene encoding uncharacterized protein LOC128869189 encodes MENDSINFSLNMSQIDLDQSNKTVAIPHVLQLPTVYDFLPSTSTESTTQSSIQRRSTTPLPTQQDFALPTTSTASQFKPPKRPRSPLPSFELSGPTATPSTGGFTGEGVESIQKDSKQFSNILWRKC; translated from the exons ATGGAAAATGATTCCATCAATTTTTCATTGAACATGAGTCAAATTGACCTTGATCAGTCGAATAAAACAGTAGCAATACCACATGTGTTGCAATTGCCGACAGTGTATGATTTTTTGCCGTCAACATCAACCGAATCAACCACACAATCATCGATACAACGGCGTTCAACAACGCCATTGCCAACACAACAAGATTTTGCGCTGCCAACAACATCAACCGCATCCCAATTCAAGCCACCGAAACGACCACGCTCACCATTGCCTTCGTTTGAATTATCCGGCCCAACAGCGACACCGTCTACTGGTGGTTTTACTGGTGAAg GCGTTGAATCAATTCAAAAAGACTCAAAACAGTTCTCAAATATTTTGTGGCGAAAATGTTGA